A genomic region of Candidatus Kapaibacterium sp. contains the following coding sequences:
- a CDS encoding penicillin-binding transpeptidase domain-containing protein: MFYDSEPQVLSLSQSLILSIIPNNPNQLALGKFNERIRKERDAWLEIIEKANLFEQSQIQKAKAEPVNPTRRFFRKYASHLSNRIFYSDKERGRIRTTINFNLQSGVEELLKSNLQQLKNIGIRNAAVIIYDNQNGEILAYEGSGDFFDKRNHGEVDGVRAYRSPGSALKPLLYGYCFDLGLITPRLIMSDVPLIGEDYAPENFDGTYHGQVTAEQALIASLNIPAVNLMKQVGTKNFVEFLDENHLSGLVRKNRDLGLSMILGGCEVRLDELTALYSSFARAGYAIIPNYLLKPNINLSNRRAFSSESSYMITEILSKPERPDFGLFASSVIGLPPLAFKTGTSQGRRDAWAIGFNERITIGVWLGNFDAAPSQHLTGSNVTIPILFDILRIADKFYPATKLTISEAPLTRTIDAETGLLPSPLTKLFSEDYYIPGISSVQVSDLYREVEVSPDMKRSYCMICKPESGSVTKVFKIIKPELVSYYEEIKIAYDKIPPHNDKCHAYTANNAPMIIFPLNNSKYYLAEGKGLTFECKTSNLESDIFWYVNDKFFAKSKLNDKVSFIPKQSGKYKISCSDDNGMNSNVNIEIEIY, encoded by the coding sequence TTGTTTTACGATTCTGAGCCACAGGTATTGAGTTTGTCCCAATCGCTAATTTTGTCAATAATTCCAAATAATCCAAACCAATTAGCTCTAGGAAAATTCAACGAGAGAATCAGAAAAGAACGAGATGCGTGGCTCGAAATCATCGAGAAAGCAAATCTTTTCGAGCAATCTCAGATTCAAAAAGCAAAAGCCGAACCTGTAAATCCCACTCGACGATTTTTCCGCAAATACGCCTCACATCTGAGCAATCGAATATTTTATAGCGACAAAGAGCGTGGCAGAATCCGGACGACTATCAATTTCAATTTGCAAAGTGGGGTAGAGGAGCTATTAAAATCAAATTTACAGCAATTAAAAAATATTGGAATACGAAACGCAGCTGTTATAATTTATGACAATCAAAACGGCGAAATTCTTGCCTATGAGGGCTCAGGCGATTTTTTCGACAAGAGAAATCACGGGGAAGTGGATGGAGTAAGAGCTTATCGCTCTCCGGGAAGTGCATTGAAACCGCTTTTGTACGGATATTGCTTTGATTTGGGACTGATTACACCAAGGCTCATCATGAGTGATGTGCCTCTAATCGGCGAAGATTACGCTCCCGAAAACTTTGACGGCACATATCACGGGCAAGTGACGGCAGAACAAGCTCTTATTGCATCGCTCAATATTCCGGCAGTAAATTTGATGAAACAAGTCGGGACGAAAAATTTTGTTGAATTTCTTGATGAAAATCATTTATCCGGTCTTGTCAGGAAAAATCGCGATTTGGGGCTTTCGATGATTCTCGGAGGTTGTGAAGTGCGTTTGGATGAGCTAACTGCGCTTTACTCATCGTTTGCACGCGCCGGATATGCCATCATTCCGAATTATTTATTAAAACCAAATATAAATCTTTCAAATCGCAGAGCGTTCAGTTCGGAAAGTTCATATATGATTACGGAGATTTTGTCCAAGCCCGAACGCCCGGATTTCGGATTATTCGCAAGCAGTGTAATCGGATTGCCACCACTTGCTTTCAAAACGGGCACTTCGCAAGGCAGACGCGATGCTTGGGCGATTGGATTCAACGAGAGAATTACAATCGGAGTGTGGCTCGGCAATTTCGATGCTGCCCCAAGCCAACACCTCACAGGTAGTAATGTCACAATCCCGATTTTATTCGATATTCTCAGAATTGCCGATAAATTTTATCCGGCAACAAAATTGACAATTTCAGAAGCACCGCTCACCCGAACGATAGATGCCGAAACAGGACTGCTGCCTTCTCCACTTACAAAATTATTTTCAGAAGATTACTATATTCCTGGCATTTCTTCAGTACAAGTTTCCGATTTATATCGCGAAGTTGAGGTGTCGCCTGATATGAAACGCTCTTACTGTATGATTTGCAAACCCGAATCGGGCAGCGTTACGAAAGTGTTTAAAATCATCAAACCTGAACTTGTGTCATATTATGAGGAAATAAAAATCGCTTATGACAAAATTCCGCCTCATAACGACAAATGCCATGCTTATACAGCTAACAACGCACCGATGATAATTTTCCCGCTAAATAATTCGAAATATTACTTAGCTGAGGGCAAGGGTTTGACTTTTGAGTGCAAGACATCAAATCTCGAATCTGACATTTTCTGGTATGTAAACGATAAATTTTTCGCCAAATCAAAGTTAAACGACAAAGTTTCGTTTATACCCAAACAATCGGGAAAATATAAAATATCTTGTTCCGATGATAATGGTATGAATAGTAATGTGAATATTGAAATTGAAATTTATTGA
- a CDS encoding transglycosylase domain-containing protein has protein sequence MLSSIKCCNKISYKNILFAFAGLIFFFMWFLLILDLIFPFKFEFDYSTVITSREGKILKTYLSNDDKWRLEAELADINPKMKELIIFKEDKYFYYHPGVNIFSIFRAFKQNIFAGEIQSGASTITMQLARMLQPKSRTYANKFIEIFRAFQLELHCSKDEILKLYLNKLPYGGNIEGVRAASLCFTILSHRY, from the coding sequence ATGTTATCATCAATCAAATGCTGCAATAAAATTAGTTATAAAAATATCTTATTCGCCTTTGCCGGTCTGATATTTTTTTTCATGTGGTTCTTGTTGATTCTTGATTTGATTTTCCCGTTCAAATTCGAATTTGATTATTCAACAGTCATCACATCTCGCGAAGGGAAAATACTCAAAACATATCTGAGCAATGACGATAAATGGAGATTGGAAGCCGAATTAGCGGATATCAATCCCAAAATGAAGGAGCTAATCATATTCAAGGAGGATAAATATTTTTATTATCATCCGGGTGTGAATATCTTTTCAATTTTCCGCGCTTTTAAGCAGAATATTTTCGCGGGCGAAATCCAAAGCGGAGCTTCGACGATTACAATGCAACTTGCCAGAATGTTGCAACCGAAATCTCGAACATATGCCAATAAATTTATCGAAATTTTCCGTGCTTTTCAGTTGGAATTGCATTGTTCCAAAGATGAGATTTTAAAATTATATCTGAACAAATTGCCTTATGGCGGCAATATCGAAGGGGTGCGTGCAGCTTCACTTTGTTTTACGATTCTGAGCCACAGGTATTGA